TGATCAAAGTTGCCGATCATATAGTTGACTTAGGCCCCGAAGGCGGAAATGGTGGAGGAACAATCGTTTGTTCCGGTATCCCGGAAGAAGTAGCTAAGAATGACCAAAGCTATACAGCCAGATTTTTAAAGGATGAATTATCATAAAAAGCTTGATTTTGTGTTTATAATGGGATAAACTTCGGACTAATCCATTTAAACCATCCTATACATAATGAACAAATTTTTGAAACTATGTCTTGCTTTAATTTTATCTCAAACAATATATCTCAATAGCTTTGCGCAACTCAGAGGAGACACCTATGCTGAGGCAAAGGCAAAGGGTACGGCCAATTGGGTATTTACATATTCTGAAGCGCCGGGATTTGCAGCTAAAGTCAATGGCAAGATGACAGGCATTACATTTGATCTGATGCATAAATTCAAAGAATTTGTGGAACAAAAAGAAAATATCAGGGTGAATATCACTTATGAGAGCAGTGCCTCAAATGACTTTATATTGTTTATGAAACAGGTTAGAGAAGGCAAGGGCGGTGTTTTTGGTTTAACGAGTGCCACCATTACGGAAGAAAGAAAGAAGACATATACTTTCAGTCCGCCCTATATTACCAATATTAGCATGATATTGTCTCATAATTCAGTACCTACACTAGCCAATGTTGCGGATATCAGTAAAATTTTTGCGGGTATGACAGCAGTAACCGTCAAAAATTCGACTAATGAAAAAGTGTTAACTGATATTAGAAACAAGTACTTCCCTGCTTTAAAAATAGAATATGTGCCTTCAACACGCGTGGCCATGCAAAATGTAATGAAGGATCCTAAAAAGTTTACAAATGCTGATTTTACCTATTACTTTGAGGCAATCCAAAACCGACAACCGATAAAAAGACATCCGGGTGGTGATATCGATACCGAGCAATTTGGGATAATTATGCCAAAAAGTAATGACTGGGACCCGTTGCTGGAAGAGTTTATGAGTTCGGAGTTTCTTGAAAGTGTTTACTATAAAAAGATCATAGCCGATAATCTGGGGCAAAGCGCAATGAAATTTTTTGAGACTATAAAACACTAATTGGCTCATACTTAGAAATCTCTATAGATAAGTTATATAATTTAGTGCAAATTTTATAAATACGGCACTGAGCACACTGAATTTGTTTAAAACATTTTGATTTGCCTGATTCATTCATGATTATTATAGGTTAAATTCTTTCTAACTATTAATTATTATGAACCATCTTGTTGACAAAAGAAAAATTCAGTGCGCTATAGTACTCGGTTTGTTGCTAAATACATCCTTACTTTTTGCCCAGCTTAAGGGAGATACCTATGCGACAGCAAAGTCGAAAGGGTCAGCAAACTGGGTATTCACCTATGCTGAATCTCCCGGGTTTTCCTCAAAAAAGAATGGTAAGATGACAGGCATCACTGTAGACTTAATGAATAAGTTTGAAGAATATGTTGAAAAGAAGGAGGATATTGAAGTCAACGTAACTTACCAAAGCAAAGATCCTAATAATTTCACACTGTTTCTGGAAGAGGTTAAACAAGCCCGGGGTGGTGTATTTGGTTTGAGCAACACTACAATAACCGAAGAAAGAAAAAGGATATATAACTTCAGTCCGCCTTATATAACCAATATTGGAATGGTGCTGACTCATAACTCCGTACCGACATTGAACAGTATAAGTGAGATTGCTGAAAAATTTGCCGGGATGACTGTAGTTACTATAAAAAATTCAACTAATGAAAAATGGGTGAAGGATATCAAGTCCAAATATTATCCAGGCCTTAAAGTAGAGTATGTCACCTCATTTGGCAAAGCCATGGACGCTATTGTTGCTGACCCAAAGAAGTTTACCAATGTAGATTTTACGTATTATTTTGAGGCTATACAGAATAGGCAACCTGTAAAAAGACACCCTGGTGGCGATGAAAGTACTGAGCAATTCGGAATAATAATACCAAAAAGTAATGATTGGGCTTCGTTACTGGATGAGTTTATGAGCAATGAATTTGTTACCAGTGTTGAGTACAAAAAAATAATTGCAGATAATTTGGGCCAAAGTGCTATGAAATTCTTTGAAACTTTGAAGAAATAAGACAGGATATTTTCTATGGTAAAAGTAAAAGTGCCGCTCGACAGCGGCACTTTTTCATTCAACCAAAACCTTGAAAATTATCAACTATGAATTATTGCTTATCTTAAAAAGCCAAATTTGTATAAAAGAGTTCCCTTTAAATAATAAAAAAGCGTACCCTCTAAATCTATCCGGTTTTCTTCTTTTATTTAGTTACAATAAGCTAATATTACACCGGCAATTTTTACCACCATTAGCTATTAGTTACGATGAAGAATATACCGGTGCCAGAGTCTAAGAATCCACGTTTAATCATTATTGGCGGAGGTTTTGCAGGTATTAAATTAGTTAAGAAGCTGGCCAGGGCTCCTCTTCAGATTGTCTTGTTTGACCGTAATAATTACCACACTTTTCAGCCTCTTCTTTACCAGGTGGCTACTGCCGGCCTGGAACCTGACTCTATAGCTGATCCTTTGAGAAAGCAGTTGGAGCCAGTAAAGAATTTTATCTTTCGGATGGGGGAAGTCTATTCCGTGGATACAAAAAGTCAAAGCATTCAAACTGAAATAGGCGAAATGTCCTACGACTACCTGGTGATAGCTACAGGTTCGAAGACAAATTATTTTGGTAATGAGTCGATTATGGCTAATGCCTTCCCTTTAAAGCAAATACCTCAGGCGTTGGATCTCCGTAGTCACATTCTTCAGAACTTTGAGGCTGCAAATATTACCGATGATCCGGAAAAGCTTGAATCTATGATGAATATTGCCATTGTAGGAGGTGGGCCTACAGGTGTTGAAGTGGCCGGGGCGTTAGGTGAGCTCAAGAAAAATATTCTTCCCTCCGACTACCCTGAATTGGATTTTGATCAGATGAATATCATTCTGCTGGAAGGGGCTCCGCGTCTTTTAGGAGCAATGTCAGAGTTTGCTTCAAAGAAAGCACTGAAATACCTTAAAAAATTTGATGTCAATGTGCAATTAAACACCTTAGTGACCTCCTATGATGGTGTGGTTGCAAAACTGAATAATGGTGAAGAAATTAAAACCCAAACGCTGATATGGGCCGCAGGAGTTCAGGGTAACTTTCCTGATGGTATCAACGAACGCTCGGTGGAGAGAGGCCGGTTAATTGTTAATGAATACAATCAGGTTGAAGGTTACGAAAATATTTATGCCATAGGTGATATAGCCGTTATGAAGTCGAAGGAATATCCGCATGGACATCCTATGCTGGCTCCTGTAGCCATACAGCAGGGCGATCATCTGGCAGGCAATTTCAAAAGAATGTTTGAAGGAAAACCTTTAAAGTCGTTTACATATAAAGACAAAGGTTCTATGGCAACTGTTGGTCGGAATAAGGCGGTTGTAGATTTGGGAAAACTTAAGTTTGGAGGACTTTTTGCCTGGATGATCTGGATGTTCGTACACCTTATCTCTATCATAGGTTTCAGGAACCGGTTAATAGTATTCAGCAACTGGGTATGGAATTATTTCACTTATGACAAAGGGACCAGGCTTATTATCAGAAGGTTCATTCCAAGGCATCGTAACAATCATAAAGAATAATGAATAAGTCGGGAATACAATATTTTGTAGGGGGACTCATGCTACTCTTTTCTTTTTATCAGATATACATTAAGGAATACTGGGAGGCCGCTATGTACATATCTGCGGGGCTTGCTTTTATAACCATGGGGCTGATAAAGAGAGAAGCCCTTCCAAAGCAAAAAACACTGCTTAATGTTTTTTCATGGGTTTTTATTTTGCTCGCGGTTTTTCTATTCCTGTTTTTGATCAGAACAGACGGATAATTCCGCTAGTGTTCTTTTCGACCCACTGATAAAAAAACGTAATTTTTAATGCTGGTATTAAGTAAATTTACTTTTTTGATAGTGTTAAAAACTAAGTGAATAAACTAAAGTTATATTGGTCATTACAAATAGGAAGCTGGCTCTTATTTGCTATCGTGCAGATTTTGGGATTTATAATCCTTGGGGGTCAGTTGCTAAAGAGTTCCCAGGTAATATTCTGGTTACTCGAAGCTGTTACTTTCCTATTCATCACCCATCTGTTCAGGCGGTTTATCATTAATTGGGGCTGGCTGGCTTTTAACATGGCAAAATTGATCCCCAGGGTTCTTTTAGCTGTGTTCTGTCTGGGCCTGACCGTCTATTTTATTCGTGTACTCATAAGCTTTCCACTGGGTATGTTTAACCCTCAGGTGTGGAAAATAAATAATGTGGTTGGACTTACCATGGTCTATGCCTTGATCTTCTTTTTGTGGTCAGTACTATATTTTATATATCATTACTTTGAGCGATACAACTTGTCATTACAACATGAAGCTGCTATTAACGAAATCGAACTCAACAACCTTAAATCACAGCTCAATCCGCATTTTATTTTCAATGCCTTGAATAGTATAAGAGCCTTGGTAGATGAAAATCCGGTTAAATCAAAAAATGCTATTACGCAGCTATCCAATATTTTGCGAAACTCATTGGTTTCTGATAAAAAAAGGCTAACTAATTTTGAAGATGAACTAAAAACCGTGAAGGATTACCTTGGTCTGGAAAGTATCAGGTTCGAAGAAAGGCTAAGAACGAAATTTGAAATTCACCGGGAATCATATAAATTCTTAGTTCCTCCGTTGATGCTACAGACACTTGTAGAGAACGGCATAAAGCATGGTATATCAAAATTGAAAGAGGGTGGTATCATTGATTTGCGAACTTTTGTCACCGATTCTCAATTAAAAATAGAGATAAGAAACAGCGGACACTTTAAATCCGTTAATGGGGCTAAAGCTGAAACTAAAGGAGGGTTAGGGCTACGAAATACCAGGCAAAGGCTTAAATTATTATATGGAGGAGAGGCCCATTTAACGGTGAAAAATGAGTCTAAGAATATTGTATTGACGGAGCTGGTTATTCCAAAACGGAATTAAATGCCGGTTAGCGTTAAAAAATAATGCTCAAAATAAATTGGAACATATGAAAGCACTAATTATTGATGATGAGAGATTAGCAAGAAAGGAATTAACCAATCTGCTTCAGGATTATGGTCAGATTGATATTGTTGGTGAGGCTGCCAATGCAGACGAAGCCTTGGAAATGGTTAATAGCCTGAATCCGGATCTCTTATTTCTTGATATTCAAATGCCGGGTAAAACAGGATTTGAACTACTTGAGATGCTCGATAATGTGCCTCAGGTAATTTTTACCACAGCATATGATGAATTTGCACTAAAAGCATTTGAAGTAAATGCTCTTGATTATTTATTGAAGCCAATTCAAACAGAACGTCTGAATGAAAGCATAAACAAATTACTGGCTAAACATCAGGCGGCAAATACTTCTGGCAGGCACCCGGAAAAAAAACTTACACTTGATGATCAGGTTTTTGTAAAAGATGGAGATAAATGCTGGTTTGTTAGCCTGTCCAATATCAGACTGTTTGAATCTGACGGTAACTACATTAAGGTCTACTTTGATAATAACCGTCCGATGATCCATAAGTCATTAAATGCGCTGGATGAAAAGCTGGACTCAAGGCATTTTTTCAGGGCAAGCCGTAAACACATCGTCAATCTGAGTTGGGTCGAGGGGATCGAGCCATGGTTCAATGGCGGCCTTATGGTAAGACTACGAGGTGGAGATAAGGTAGAGGTAAGTAGAAGGCAGGCAGCGAAGTTTAAAGAAATGATGAGCCTATGACCCACCGGAGATCCTTTTAACGATCTCCATAAGCTCGGCTTCTACATTCCAGTCTCGGGCTAGTTTTAACATGGCGGTTGCTTCAAGCTCAGTTACATAACCTTTCAAACTGTTTGACTTCCATACCATGTCAATATAAAACACCCTTTTTTCAAGAGGGTAATCTCCAATGATACCATTCAAATATTCACG
This region of Fulvivirga ulvae genomic DNA includes:
- a CDS encoding LytR/AlgR family response regulator transcription factor; amino-acid sequence: MKALIIDDERLARKELTNLLQDYGQIDIVGEAANADEALEMVNSLNPDLLFLDIQMPGKTGFELLEMLDNVPQVIFTTAYDEFALKAFEVNALDYLLKPIQTERLNESINKLLAKHQAANTSGRHPEKKLTLDDQVFVKDGDKCWFVSLSNIRLFESDGNYIKVYFDNNRPMIHKSLNALDEKLDSRHFFRASRKHIVNLSWVEGIEPWFNGGLMVRLRGGDKVEVSRRQAAKFKEMMSL
- a CDS encoding substrate-binding periplasmic protein, producing the protein MNKFLKLCLALILSQTIYLNSFAQLRGDTYAEAKAKGTANWVFTYSEAPGFAAKVNGKMTGITFDLMHKFKEFVEQKENIRVNITYESSASNDFILFMKQVREGKGGVFGLTSATITEERKKTYTFSPPYITNISMILSHNSVPTLANVADISKIFAGMTAVTVKNSTNEKVLTDIRNKYFPALKIEYVPSTRVAMQNVMKDPKKFTNADFTYYFEAIQNRQPIKRHPGGDIDTEQFGIIMPKSNDWDPLLEEFMSSEFLESVYYKKIIADNLGQSAMKFFETIKH
- a CDS encoding sensor histidine kinase, whose product is MNKLKLYWSLQIGSWLLFAIVQILGFIILGGQLLKSSQVIFWLLEAVTFLFITHLFRRFIINWGWLAFNMAKLIPRVLLAVFCLGLTVYFIRVLISFPLGMFNPQVWKINNVVGLTMVYALIFFLWSVLYFIYHYFERYNLSLQHEAAINEIELNNLKSQLNPHFIFNALNSIRALVDENPVKSKNAITQLSNILRNSLVSDKKRLTNFEDELKTVKDYLGLESIRFEERLRTKFEIHRESYKFLVPPLMLQTLVENGIKHGISKLKEGGIIDLRTFVTDSQLKIEIRNSGHFKSVNGAKAETKGGLGLRNTRQRLKLLYGGEAHLTVKNESKNIVLTELVIPKRN
- a CDS encoding substrate-binding periplasmic protein, encoding MNHLVDKRKIQCAIVLGLLLNTSLLFAQLKGDTYATAKSKGSANWVFTYAESPGFSSKKNGKMTGITVDLMNKFEEYVEKKEDIEVNVTYQSKDPNNFTLFLEEVKQARGGVFGLSNTTITEERKRIYNFSPPYITNIGMVLTHNSVPTLNSISEIAEKFAGMTVVTIKNSTNEKWVKDIKSKYYPGLKVEYVTSFGKAMDAIVADPKKFTNVDFTYYFEAIQNRQPVKRHPGGDESTEQFGIIIPKSNDWASLLDEFMSNEFVTSVEYKKIIADNLGQSAMKFFETLKK
- a CDS encoding NAD(P)/FAD-dependent oxidoreductase is translated as MKNIPVPESKNPRLIIIGGGFAGIKLVKKLARAPLQIVLFDRNNYHTFQPLLYQVATAGLEPDSIADPLRKQLEPVKNFIFRMGEVYSVDTKSQSIQTEIGEMSYDYLVIATGSKTNYFGNESIMANAFPLKQIPQALDLRSHILQNFEAANITDDPEKLESMMNIAIVGGGPTGVEVAGALGELKKNILPSDYPELDFDQMNIILLEGAPRLLGAMSEFASKKALKYLKKFDVNVQLNTLVTSYDGVVAKLNNGEEIKTQTLIWAAGVQGNFPDGINERSVERGRLIVNEYNQVEGYENIYAIGDIAVMKSKEYPHGHPMLAPVAIQQGDHLAGNFKRMFEGKPLKSFTYKDKGSMATVGRNKAVVDLGKLKFGGLFAWMIWMFVHLISIIGFRNRLIVFSNWVWNYFTYDKGTRLIIRRFIPRHRNNHKE